The following proteins are encoded in a genomic region of Gavia stellata isolate bGavSte3 unplaced genomic scaffold, bGavSte3.hap2 HAP2_SCAFFOLD_42, whole genome shotgun sequence:
- the LOC132321522 gene encoding olfactory receptor 14C36-like, translating to MSNSSSITQFLLLAFADTRELQLLHFCLFLGIYLAALLGNGLIITAIVCDHHLHTPMYFFLLNLSLIDLGSISTTVPKAMANSLWDTRAISFAGCAAQVFLFVLFMSAEFYLLTIMAYDRYIAICKPLHYGSLLGSRACVHMAAAAWGSIFFYAVLHTANTFSLPLCQGNALDQFFCEIPQILKLSCSDTYLREVGFIVVSVSFAFGCFVFIVLSYVQILRTVLRIPSEQGRHKAFSTCLPHLAVVSLFISTIMFAHLKPPSISSPSLDLVMAVLYSVVPPAVNPLIYSMRNQELKDALRKLMTG from the coding sequence atgtccaacagcagctccatcacccagttcctcctcctggcattcgcagacacgcgggagctgcagctcttgcacttctgcctcttcctgggcatctacctggctgccctcctgggcaatggcctcatcatcaccgccatagtctgcgaccaccacctccacacccccatgtacttcttccttctCAACCTTTCTCTcatcgacctgggctccatctccaccactgttcccaaagccatggccaattccctctgggacaccagggccatctcctttgcaggatgtgctgcccaggtctttctgtttgtccttTTCATGTCAGCAGAGTTTTATCTTCTCACCATCATGGCCTACgaccgctacattgccatctgcaaacccctgcactacgggtccctcctgggcagcagagcttgtgtccacatggcagcagctgcctggggcagtatttttttctacgctgtgctgcacacagccaatacattttcactaccactctgccaaggcaatgccttggaccagttcttctgtgaaattccacagatcctcaagctctcctgctcagacacctaCCTCAGGGAGGTTGGGTTTATTGTGGTtagtgtttcttttgcttttgggtgttttgttttcattgtgctgtcatatgtgcagatcttgaggaccgtgctgaggatcccctcagagcagggacggcacaaagccttttccacgtgcctccctcacctagctgtggtctccctgttcATCAGCACTATCATGTTTGCCCACCtaaagcccccctccatctcctccccatccctggacctggtgatggcagttctgtactcggtggtgcctccagcagtgaaccccctcatctacagcatgaggaaccaggagctcaaggatgccctaAGGAAACTGATGACTGGTTGA